The Papaver somniferum cultivar HN1 chromosome 3, ASM357369v1, whole genome shotgun sequence genome includes a region encoding these proteins:
- the LOC113358316 gene encoding uncharacterized protein LOC113358316 isoform X1 encodes MAGYAVAVIPSFAKLQQQTSYYRLSQLIPRNSCFTTVERSSSRRSSYKNRGVTSHSPAWEAYGLSGPSILTGHFHVKERSVRCCCLGMINSEITPFSGVFIVDQVLLTATIILAYMAGVVVPSKNGYFTFRKNVSDCDVVPDSTSFGSTAKSDRQVNVEYAWDAVKKKLIGALDAAQYDGNLDSRIAERNNQNAKHPLSLYALGEAPRLRLLFITLQQLEKEVNCISGGCGDIGRDDRLAEVSRIIQKSTPVIFDTWLEHELSLENRKHNKDIFPTMYKKLEGDESILRNIENSGKEDLYAEFLFFLRYGSLGVGCRYDVNLFVLFGVDILEDLVINLADGITSNYLELISVDSNMSKDMNRLGLILCSMCTRELQKLRNEVALNKWMHQNMDSIILMYEDRFDLSTFSVRLPEDSDSSEAKNLHWWQKLPLKKPARPISMLHYVVISQLSMAVKRTEELRALTGWRYYFSLFLEFSDISWESQQCYFIFAGFLNWEVPRTYLPRDKAVPWVEGMAKSNFEDRSTRQSQVAAVSNDPWSRGTKLYRGNVNIFCTLIRIIYYIKLHTESKRRI; translated from the exons ATGGCGGGATATGCAGTTGCAGTTATACCGTCATTTGCTAAGCTACAGCAGCAGACAAGCTATTATAGACTGAGCCAACTTATACCTAGAAATTCTTGTTTCACAACAGTGGAAAGGTCCTCATCTCG AAGGTCCTCATATAAGAACCGTGGAGTAACATCTCATTCTCCGGCATGGGAAGCATATGGGCTAAGTGGTCCTTCCATTTTGACGGGACATTTTCATGTAAAAGAGAGGTCAGTTAGGTGTTGTTGCCTTGGGATGATAAACTCGGAGATTACACCTTTCAGTGGTGTATTCATTGTCGATCAAGTACTTTTAACGGCCACTATAATCCTTGCATATATGGCTGGAGTGGTAGTGCCTTCGAAGAATGGTTATTTTACTTTTAGAAAGAATGTCTCAGATTGTGATGTCGTTCCTGACTCTACCTCTTTTGGTAG TACAGCGAAGAGTGATCGCCAGGTAAATGTAGAGTATGCTTGGGATGCAGTGAAAAAGAAGCTTATTGGTGCCCTTGATGCTGCTCAATATGATGGTAATCTGGATAGTAGAATTGCTGAGCGCAATAATCAGAATGCGAAACACCCATTAAGTTTATATGCCCTCGGTGAAGCTCCCAGGTTACGCCTGCTTTTCATTACCTTGCAACAACTCGAGAAAGAG GTCAATTGCATCTCAGGTGGCTGTGGAGATATTGGAAGAGATGATCGATTAGCAGAAGTATCAAGAATTATACAAAAATCCACTCCAGTAATTTTTGATACATGGCTAGAGCATGAACTCTCTCTGGAAAATAGGAAGCACAATAAG GATATATTTCCGACAATGTACAAAAAGTTGGAAGGAGATGAAAGTATTCTACGTAACATTGAAAATTCTGGCAAGGAAGATCTCTATGCAGAATTCTTATTCTTTCTCAGATATGGCTCCCTCGG AGTTGGTTGCCGCTATGATGTAAACTTGTTTGTCCTGTTTGGGGTTGACATCTTAGAAGATCTGGTGATTAATTTGGCAGATGGGATTACGAGTAATTATTTGGAACTGATTTCAGTTGACAGTAATATGTCCAAGGATATGAATCGCCTGGGTTTGATCTTGTGTTCTATGTGTACTCGAGAACTTCAAAAATTGCGCAATGAG GTAGCATTGAATAAGTGGATGCACCAAAATATGGACTCAATAATATTAATGTATGAGGACCGTTTTGACTTGTCAACATTTAGTGTCCGTCTTCCTGAGGATTCAGACAGTAGTGAGGCAAAGAATCTGCACTGGTGGCAGAAGCTTCCCCTCAAGAAACCTGCCCGTCCAATATCCATGTTGCACTATGTTGTGATAAGCCAACTGTCCATGGCTGTAAAACGAACCGAGGAACTTAGGGCCTTGACTGGATG GAGATATTATTTCAGCTTATTTCTTGAGTTCTCTGATATTTCTTGGGAAAGTCAGCAGTGCTATTTCATTTTTGCTGGTTTCCTTAATTGGGAGGTCCCTAGGACTTATCTACCGCGGGATAAGGCAGTCCCTTGGGTGGAG GGCATGGCTAAGTCTAATTTTGAAGATCGTTCAACTCGACAAAGTCAAGTAGCAGCAGTGTCCAACGACCCGTGGTCCAGAGGAACAAAATTATATAGAGGAAATGTTAACATATTCTGTACTTTAATTAGGATAATATACTACATCAAACTGCATACAGAAAGTAAGCGGCGCATATAA
- the LOC113358316 gene encoding uncharacterized protein LOC113358316 isoform X3: MAGYAVAVIPSFAKLQQQTSYYRLSQLIPRNSCFTTVERRSSYKNRGVTSHSPAWEAYGLSGPSILTGHFHVKERSVRCCCLGMINSEITPFSGVFIVDQVLLTATIILAYMAGVVVPSKNGYFTFRKNVSDCDVVPDSTSFGSTAKSDRQVNVEYAWDAVKKKLIGALDAAQYDGNLDSRIAERNNQNAKHPLSLYALGEAPRLRLLFITLQQLEKEVNCISGGCGDIGRDDRLAEVSRIIQKSTPVIFDTWLEHELSLENRKHNKDIFPTMYKKLEGDESILRNIENSGKEDLYAEFLFFLRYGSLGVGCRYDVNLFVLFGVDILEDLVINLADGITSNYLELISVDSNMSKDMNRLGLILCSMCTRELQKLRNEVALNKWMHQNMDSIILMYEDRFDLSTFSVRLPEDSDSSEAKNLHWWQKLPLKKPARPISMLHYVVISQLSMAVKRTEELRALTGWRYYFSLFLEFSDISWESQQCYFIFAGFLNWEVPRTYLPRDKAVPWVEGMAKSNFEDRSTRQSQVAAVSNDPWSRGTKLYRGNVNIFCTLIRIIYYIKLHTESKRRI, translated from the exons ATGGCGGGATATGCAGTTGCAGTTATACCGTCATTTGCTAAGCTACAGCAGCAGACAAGCTATTATAGACTGAGCCAACTTATACCTAGAAATTCTTGTTTCACAACAGTGGAAAG AAGGTCCTCATATAAGAACCGTGGAGTAACATCTCATTCTCCGGCATGGGAAGCATATGGGCTAAGTGGTCCTTCCATTTTGACGGGACATTTTCATGTAAAAGAGAGGTCAGTTAGGTGTTGTTGCCTTGGGATGATAAACTCGGAGATTACACCTTTCAGTGGTGTATTCATTGTCGATCAAGTACTTTTAACGGCCACTATAATCCTTGCATATATGGCTGGAGTGGTAGTGCCTTCGAAGAATGGTTATTTTACTTTTAGAAAGAATGTCTCAGATTGTGATGTCGTTCCTGACTCTACCTCTTTTGGTAG TACAGCGAAGAGTGATCGCCAGGTAAATGTAGAGTATGCTTGGGATGCAGTGAAAAAGAAGCTTATTGGTGCCCTTGATGCTGCTCAATATGATGGTAATCTGGATAGTAGAATTGCTGAGCGCAATAATCAGAATGCGAAACACCCATTAAGTTTATATGCCCTCGGTGAAGCTCCCAGGTTACGCCTGCTTTTCATTACCTTGCAACAACTCGAGAAAGAG GTCAATTGCATCTCAGGTGGCTGTGGAGATATTGGAAGAGATGATCGATTAGCAGAAGTATCAAGAATTATACAAAAATCCACTCCAGTAATTTTTGATACATGGCTAGAGCATGAACTCTCTCTGGAAAATAGGAAGCACAATAAG GATATATTTCCGACAATGTACAAAAAGTTGGAAGGAGATGAAAGTATTCTACGTAACATTGAAAATTCTGGCAAGGAAGATCTCTATGCAGAATTCTTATTCTTTCTCAGATATGGCTCCCTCGG AGTTGGTTGCCGCTATGATGTAAACTTGTTTGTCCTGTTTGGGGTTGACATCTTAGAAGATCTGGTGATTAATTTGGCAGATGGGATTACGAGTAATTATTTGGAACTGATTTCAGTTGACAGTAATATGTCCAAGGATATGAATCGCCTGGGTTTGATCTTGTGTTCTATGTGTACTCGAGAACTTCAAAAATTGCGCAATGAG GTAGCATTGAATAAGTGGATGCACCAAAATATGGACTCAATAATATTAATGTATGAGGACCGTTTTGACTTGTCAACATTTAGTGTCCGTCTTCCTGAGGATTCAGACAGTAGTGAGGCAAAGAATCTGCACTGGTGGCAGAAGCTTCCCCTCAAGAAACCTGCCCGTCCAATATCCATGTTGCACTATGTTGTGATAAGCCAACTGTCCATGGCTGTAAAACGAACCGAGGAACTTAGGGCCTTGACTGGATG GAGATATTATTTCAGCTTATTTCTTGAGTTCTCTGATATTTCTTGGGAAAGTCAGCAGTGCTATTTCATTTTTGCTGGTTTCCTTAATTGGGAGGTCCCTAGGACTTATCTACCGCGGGATAAGGCAGTCCCTTGGGTGGAG GGCATGGCTAAGTCTAATTTTGAAGATCGTTCAACTCGACAAAGTCAAGTAGCAGCAGTGTCCAACGACCCGTGGTCCAGAGGAACAAAATTATATAGAGGAAATGTTAACATATTCTGTACTTTAATTAGGATAATATACTACATCAAACTGCATACAGAAAGTAAGCGGCGCATATAA
- the LOC113358316 gene encoding uncharacterized protein LOC113358316 isoform X5 yields the protein MAGYAVAVIPSFAKLQQQTSYYRLSQLIPRNSCFTTVERSSSRRSSYKNRGVTSHSPAWEAYGLSGPSILTGHFHVKERSVRCCCLGMINSEITPFSGVFIVDQVLLTATIILAYMAGVVVPSKNGYFTFRKNVSDCDVVPDSTSFGSTAKSDRQVNVEYAWDAVKKKLIGALDAAQYDGNLDSRIAERNNQNAKHPLSLYALGEAPRLRLLFITLQQLEKEVNCISGGCGDIGRDDRLAEVSRIIQKSTPVIFDTWLEHELSLENRKHNKDIFPTMYKKLEGDESILRNIENSGKEDLYAEFLFFLRYGSLGVGCRYDVNLFVLFGVDILEDLVINLADGITSNYLELISVDSNMSKDMNRLGLILCSMCTRELQKLRNEVALNKWMHQNMDSIILMYEDRFDLSTFSVRLPEDSDSSEAKNLHWWQKLPLKKPARPISMLHYVVISQLSMAVKRTEELRALTGWRYYFSLFLEFSDISWESQQCYFIFAGFLNWEVPRTYLPRDKAVPWVEINM from the exons ATGGCGGGATATGCAGTTGCAGTTATACCGTCATTTGCTAAGCTACAGCAGCAGACAAGCTATTATAGACTGAGCCAACTTATACCTAGAAATTCTTGTTTCACAACAGTGGAAAGGTCCTCATCTCG AAGGTCCTCATATAAGAACCGTGGAGTAACATCTCATTCTCCGGCATGGGAAGCATATGGGCTAAGTGGTCCTTCCATTTTGACGGGACATTTTCATGTAAAAGAGAGGTCAGTTAGGTGTTGTTGCCTTGGGATGATAAACTCGGAGATTACACCTTTCAGTGGTGTATTCATTGTCGATCAAGTACTTTTAACGGCCACTATAATCCTTGCATATATGGCTGGAGTGGTAGTGCCTTCGAAGAATGGTTATTTTACTTTTAGAAAGAATGTCTCAGATTGTGATGTCGTTCCTGACTCTACCTCTTTTGGTAG TACAGCGAAGAGTGATCGCCAGGTAAATGTAGAGTATGCTTGGGATGCAGTGAAAAAGAAGCTTATTGGTGCCCTTGATGCTGCTCAATATGATGGTAATCTGGATAGTAGAATTGCTGAGCGCAATAATCAGAATGCGAAACACCCATTAAGTTTATATGCCCTCGGTGAAGCTCCCAGGTTACGCCTGCTTTTCATTACCTTGCAACAACTCGAGAAAGAG GTCAATTGCATCTCAGGTGGCTGTGGAGATATTGGAAGAGATGATCGATTAGCAGAAGTATCAAGAATTATACAAAAATCCACTCCAGTAATTTTTGATACATGGCTAGAGCATGAACTCTCTCTGGAAAATAGGAAGCACAATAAG GATATATTTCCGACAATGTACAAAAAGTTGGAAGGAGATGAAAGTATTCTACGTAACATTGAAAATTCTGGCAAGGAAGATCTCTATGCAGAATTCTTATTCTTTCTCAGATATGGCTCCCTCGG AGTTGGTTGCCGCTATGATGTAAACTTGTTTGTCCTGTTTGGGGTTGACATCTTAGAAGATCTGGTGATTAATTTGGCAGATGGGATTACGAGTAATTATTTGGAACTGATTTCAGTTGACAGTAATATGTCCAAGGATATGAATCGCCTGGGTTTGATCTTGTGTTCTATGTGTACTCGAGAACTTCAAAAATTGCGCAATGAG GTAGCATTGAATAAGTGGATGCACCAAAATATGGACTCAATAATATTAATGTATGAGGACCGTTTTGACTTGTCAACATTTAGTGTCCGTCTTCCTGAGGATTCAGACAGTAGTGAGGCAAAGAATCTGCACTGGTGGCAGAAGCTTCCCCTCAAGAAACCTGCCCGTCCAATATCCATGTTGCACTATGTTGTGATAAGCCAACTGTCCATGGCTGTAAAACGAACCGAGGAACTTAGGGCCTTGACTGGATG GAGATATTATTTCAGCTTATTTCTTGAGTTCTCTGATATTTCTTGGGAAAGTCAGCAGTGCTATTTCATTTTTGCTGGTTTCCTTAATTGGGAGGTCCCTAGGACTTATCTACCGCGGGATAAGGCAGTCCCTTGGGTGGAG ATCAACATGTAA
- the LOC113358316 gene encoding uncharacterized protein LOC113358316 isoform X2 produces the protein MAGYAVAVIPSFAKLQQQTSYYRLSQLIPRNSCFTTVERSSSRSSYKNRGVTSHSPAWEAYGLSGPSILTGHFHVKERSVRCCCLGMINSEITPFSGVFIVDQVLLTATIILAYMAGVVVPSKNGYFTFRKNVSDCDVVPDSTSFGSTAKSDRQVNVEYAWDAVKKKLIGALDAAQYDGNLDSRIAERNNQNAKHPLSLYALGEAPRLRLLFITLQQLEKEVNCISGGCGDIGRDDRLAEVSRIIQKSTPVIFDTWLEHELSLENRKHNKDIFPTMYKKLEGDESILRNIENSGKEDLYAEFLFFLRYGSLGVGCRYDVNLFVLFGVDILEDLVINLADGITSNYLELISVDSNMSKDMNRLGLILCSMCTRELQKLRNEVALNKWMHQNMDSIILMYEDRFDLSTFSVRLPEDSDSSEAKNLHWWQKLPLKKPARPISMLHYVVISQLSMAVKRTEELRALTGWRYYFSLFLEFSDISWESQQCYFIFAGFLNWEVPRTYLPRDKAVPWVEGMAKSNFEDRSTRQSQVAAVSNDPWSRGTKLYRGNVNIFCTLIRIIYYIKLHTESKRRI, from the exons ATGGCGGGATATGCAGTTGCAGTTATACCGTCATTTGCTAAGCTACAGCAGCAGACAAGCTATTATAGACTGAGCCAACTTATACCTAGAAATTCTTGTTTCACAACAGTGGAAAGGTCCTCATCTCG GTCCTCATATAAGAACCGTGGAGTAACATCTCATTCTCCGGCATGGGAAGCATATGGGCTAAGTGGTCCTTCCATTTTGACGGGACATTTTCATGTAAAAGAGAGGTCAGTTAGGTGTTGTTGCCTTGGGATGATAAACTCGGAGATTACACCTTTCAGTGGTGTATTCATTGTCGATCAAGTACTTTTAACGGCCACTATAATCCTTGCATATATGGCTGGAGTGGTAGTGCCTTCGAAGAATGGTTATTTTACTTTTAGAAAGAATGTCTCAGATTGTGATGTCGTTCCTGACTCTACCTCTTTTGGTAG TACAGCGAAGAGTGATCGCCAGGTAAATGTAGAGTATGCTTGGGATGCAGTGAAAAAGAAGCTTATTGGTGCCCTTGATGCTGCTCAATATGATGGTAATCTGGATAGTAGAATTGCTGAGCGCAATAATCAGAATGCGAAACACCCATTAAGTTTATATGCCCTCGGTGAAGCTCCCAGGTTACGCCTGCTTTTCATTACCTTGCAACAACTCGAGAAAGAG GTCAATTGCATCTCAGGTGGCTGTGGAGATATTGGAAGAGATGATCGATTAGCAGAAGTATCAAGAATTATACAAAAATCCACTCCAGTAATTTTTGATACATGGCTAGAGCATGAACTCTCTCTGGAAAATAGGAAGCACAATAAG GATATATTTCCGACAATGTACAAAAAGTTGGAAGGAGATGAAAGTATTCTACGTAACATTGAAAATTCTGGCAAGGAAGATCTCTATGCAGAATTCTTATTCTTTCTCAGATATGGCTCCCTCGG AGTTGGTTGCCGCTATGATGTAAACTTGTTTGTCCTGTTTGGGGTTGACATCTTAGAAGATCTGGTGATTAATTTGGCAGATGGGATTACGAGTAATTATTTGGAACTGATTTCAGTTGACAGTAATATGTCCAAGGATATGAATCGCCTGGGTTTGATCTTGTGTTCTATGTGTACTCGAGAACTTCAAAAATTGCGCAATGAG GTAGCATTGAATAAGTGGATGCACCAAAATATGGACTCAATAATATTAATGTATGAGGACCGTTTTGACTTGTCAACATTTAGTGTCCGTCTTCCTGAGGATTCAGACAGTAGTGAGGCAAAGAATCTGCACTGGTGGCAGAAGCTTCCCCTCAAGAAACCTGCCCGTCCAATATCCATGTTGCACTATGTTGTGATAAGCCAACTGTCCATGGCTGTAAAACGAACCGAGGAACTTAGGGCCTTGACTGGATG GAGATATTATTTCAGCTTATTTCTTGAGTTCTCTGATATTTCTTGGGAAAGTCAGCAGTGCTATTTCATTTTTGCTGGTTTCCTTAATTGGGAGGTCCCTAGGACTTATCTACCGCGGGATAAGGCAGTCCCTTGGGTGGAG GGCATGGCTAAGTCTAATTTTGAAGATCGTTCAACTCGACAAAGTCAAGTAGCAGCAGTGTCCAACGACCCGTGGTCCAGAGGAACAAAATTATATAGAGGAAATGTTAACATATTCTGTACTTTAATTAGGATAATATACTACATCAAACTGCATACAGAAAGTAAGCGGCGCATATAA
- the LOC113358316 gene encoding uncharacterized protein LOC113358316 isoform X4, translating to MAGYAVAVIPSFAKLQQQTSYYRLSQLIPRNSCFTTVERSSYKNRGVTSHSPAWEAYGLSGPSILTGHFHVKERSVRCCCLGMINSEITPFSGVFIVDQVLLTATIILAYMAGVVVPSKNGYFTFRKNVSDCDVVPDSTSFGSTAKSDRQVNVEYAWDAVKKKLIGALDAAQYDGNLDSRIAERNNQNAKHPLSLYALGEAPRLRLLFITLQQLEKEVNCISGGCGDIGRDDRLAEVSRIIQKSTPVIFDTWLEHELSLENRKHNKDIFPTMYKKLEGDESILRNIENSGKEDLYAEFLFFLRYGSLGVGCRYDVNLFVLFGVDILEDLVINLADGITSNYLELISVDSNMSKDMNRLGLILCSMCTRELQKLRNEVALNKWMHQNMDSIILMYEDRFDLSTFSVRLPEDSDSSEAKNLHWWQKLPLKKPARPISMLHYVVISQLSMAVKRTEELRALTGWRYYFSLFLEFSDISWESQQCYFIFAGFLNWEVPRTYLPRDKAVPWVEGMAKSNFEDRSTRQSQVAAVSNDPWSRGTKLYRGNVNIFCTLIRIIYYIKLHTESKRRI from the exons ATGGCGGGATATGCAGTTGCAGTTATACCGTCATTTGCTAAGCTACAGCAGCAGACAAGCTATTATAGACTGAGCCAACTTATACCTAGAAATTCTTGTTTCACAACAGTGGAAAG GTCCTCATATAAGAACCGTGGAGTAACATCTCATTCTCCGGCATGGGAAGCATATGGGCTAAGTGGTCCTTCCATTTTGACGGGACATTTTCATGTAAAAGAGAGGTCAGTTAGGTGTTGTTGCCTTGGGATGATAAACTCGGAGATTACACCTTTCAGTGGTGTATTCATTGTCGATCAAGTACTTTTAACGGCCACTATAATCCTTGCATATATGGCTGGAGTGGTAGTGCCTTCGAAGAATGGTTATTTTACTTTTAGAAAGAATGTCTCAGATTGTGATGTCGTTCCTGACTCTACCTCTTTTGGTAG TACAGCGAAGAGTGATCGCCAGGTAAATGTAGAGTATGCTTGGGATGCAGTGAAAAAGAAGCTTATTGGTGCCCTTGATGCTGCTCAATATGATGGTAATCTGGATAGTAGAATTGCTGAGCGCAATAATCAGAATGCGAAACACCCATTAAGTTTATATGCCCTCGGTGAAGCTCCCAGGTTACGCCTGCTTTTCATTACCTTGCAACAACTCGAGAAAGAG GTCAATTGCATCTCAGGTGGCTGTGGAGATATTGGAAGAGATGATCGATTAGCAGAAGTATCAAGAATTATACAAAAATCCACTCCAGTAATTTTTGATACATGGCTAGAGCATGAACTCTCTCTGGAAAATAGGAAGCACAATAAG GATATATTTCCGACAATGTACAAAAAGTTGGAAGGAGATGAAAGTATTCTACGTAACATTGAAAATTCTGGCAAGGAAGATCTCTATGCAGAATTCTTATTCTTTCTCAGATATGGCTCCCTCGG AGTTGGTTGCCGCTATGATGTAAACTTGTTTGTCCTGTTTGGGGTTGACATCTTAGAAGATCTGGTGATTAATTTGGCAGATGGGATTACGAGTAATTATTTGGAACTGATTTCAGTTGACAGTAATATGTCCAAGGATATGAATCGCCTGGGTTTGATCTTGTGTTCTATGTGTACTCGAGAACTTCAAAAATTGCGCAATGAG GTAGCATTGAATAAGTGGATGCACCAAAATATGGACTCAATAATATTAATGTATGAGGACCGTTTTGACTTGTCAACATTTAGTGTCCGTCTTCCTGAGGATTCAGACAGTAGTGAGGCAAAGAATCTGCACTGGTGGCAGAAGCTTCCCCTCAAGAAACCTGCCCGTCCAATATCCATGTTGCACTATGTTGTGATAAGCCAACTGTCCATGGCTGTAAAACGAACCGAGGAACTTAGGGCCTTGACTGGATG GAGATATTATTTCAGCTTATTTCTTGAGTTCTCTGATATTTCTTGGGAAAGTCAGCAGTGCTATTTCATTTTTGCTGGTTTCCTTAATTGGGAGGTCCCTAGGACTTATCTACCGCGGGATAAGGCAGTCCCTTGGGTGGAG GGCATGGCTAAGTCTAATTTTGAAGATCGTTCAACTCGACAAAGTCAAGTAGCAGCAGTGTCCAACGACCCGTGGTCCAGAGGAACAAAATTATATAGAGGAAATGTTAACATATTCTGTACTTTAATTAGGATAATATACTACATCAAACTGCATACAGAAAGTAAGCGGCGCATATAA
- the LOC113360462 gene encoding uncharacterized protein LOC113360462, with protein sequence MAEAGRSVMVRNVTNAIPVYHMLSFKLPDVTIKKMNSIQQTFWRKKKTNKGRPPISWKNANKPKEEGGLGFKDLKLFNRALLAKSAWRICTDNTSICAQSLKAKYFSDGRIFDSKENSNFTGSWKSIRSELPFIKNNTCWCIGNGKTILIWSYKWIPELSTRPSPKQGCSNFQDYNYVYQLFSDSGGWNQTLIFALFEAPVERLVLNTSIHMNHPDRLVWTPERNRSFSVKSAYRKMYEEQNTDQSIGQRMQSIFKRLWKLPILPRISQFIWKCLKDIL encoded by the coding sequence ATGGCAGAGGCAGGGAGGTCTGTAATGGTGAGAAATGTTACAAATGCCATCCCAGTCTATCATATGCTGAGTTTCAAACTCCCAGATGTTACCATTAAGAAGATGAATTCCATACAACAAACTttttggaggaagaagaagacaaatAAAGGAAGGCCACCAATATCTTGGAAAAATGCTAACAAACCAAAGGAAGAGGGAGGTCTTGGTTTTAAAGATCTCAAACTGTTTAATAGAGCATTACTGGCAAAATCTGCTTGGAGGATATGCACAGATAACACTTCTATTTGTGCACAATCCTTAAAAGCTAAATATTTCTCAGATGGAAGGATATTTGATTCAAAAGAAAACTCAAACTTTACAGGGTCCTGGAAGAGTATTCGTTCTGAATTACCCTTCATCAAAAATAATACTTGTTGGTGTATTGGTAATGGGAAGACCATCTTAATATGGAGCTACAAATGGATTCCCGAGCTATCTACTCGTCCTTCTCCTAAACAAGGTTGTAGTAACTTTCAAGACTATAATTATGTATACCAACTCTTCTCAGATTCTGGGGGGTGGAATCAGACTCTCATATTTGCTCTCTTTGAAGCTCCAGTGGAAAGACTTGTTCTAAATACTTCAATTCATATGAATCACCCAGATAGACTGGTATGGACTCCAGAAAGAAATAGGAGTTTCTCAGTAAAATCTGCATATAGAAAAATGTATGAAGAGCAGAATACAGATCAGTCTATTGGCCAAAGAATGCAATCTAtcttcaagagattatggaagtTGCCTATTCTACCTAGGATTTCACAATTCATCTGGAAGTGCTTGAAGGATATTCTTTAA